In Sulfurisphaera javensis, a single genomic region encodes these proteins:
- a CDS encoding MBL fold metallo-hydrolase yields the protein MKITPLAFESLGVRSQATLVETKDVRILIDPAVSLAPRRYGLPPHQLEVEKLTELAKKIYEVSKDVDVIVITHYHYDHHDPGYVVPIDIYKDKIVFIKDPTNNINNSQKFRRAPKFLKAIKDKPKKIEIADGKEFTFGSTKIIFSNAVPHGADERLGYVVQVGITDKDGTVLFTSDIEGAPKDQHVEFTKKIQPNIIIIDGPLSYLLGRALSKEDLDKSIRNMEFIVKNGLQYAIIDHHVLRDLNHSTILKPVKEVAKDVGCKVISAAEYLGLEPNLLEANRRELFKKENKPAKIPRGLAKLLNAGDN from the coding sequence ATGAAAATAACTCCATTAGCATTTGAAAGCCTTGGAGTTAGATCACAAGCAACGTTAGTAGAAACAAAAGATGTTAGAATTCTTATAGATCCCGCAGTGTCTTTAGCTCCAAGAAGATACGGACTTCCTCCTCATCAATTAGAAGTTGAGAAACTAACAGAACTAGCAAAGAAAATTTATGAAGTATCTAAGGATGTTGACGTAATAGTTATAACTCATTATCACTATGATCATCATGATCCAGGGTATGTGGTTCCAATAGATATTTATAAAGATAAAATTGTATTTATTAAAGATCCTACAAATAATATAAATAATAGCCAAAAATTTAGAAGAGCTCCTAAGTTTCTAAAAGCAATTAAGGACAAACCTAAAAAGATCGAAATAGCAGATGGTAAAGAGTTTACCTTTGGTTCTACAAAAATTATTTTTTCAAATGCTGTTCCACATGGTGCTGATGAGAGACTTGGTTATGTTGTTCAAGTGGGAATTACGGACAAGGATGGGACAGTTTTATTTACATCTGATATTGAAGGAGCCCCAAAAGATCAACATGTCGAATTTACTAAGAAAATACAGCCAAATATTATTATTATTGACGGTCCTCTAAGTTATTTACTTGGCAGAGCTCTTTCTAAAGAAGATTTAGATAAGTCTATCAGAAATATGGAGTTTATTGTAAAAAACGGGCTTCAGTATGCTATAATTGATCATCATGTCCTAAGGGATCTTAACCATAGTACAATCTTAAAACCAGTTAAAGAAGTAGCAAAAGATGTAGGATGTAAAGTAATTTCAGCAGCGGAGTACTTAGGATTAGAACCAAATTTGTTAGAAGCAAATAGAAGAGAGTTATTTAAAAAAGAAAATAAACCAGCCAAAATACCTAGAGGTTTAGCTAAATTACTAAATGC
- a CDS encoding M24 family metallopeptidase, with protein sequence MGKIGKLREFMKEKKIDYIVLGPGSNMFYLTGFTEEQMERPLFFIVDYWDAYFLAPKLYEEQLSKFNFPIISYNDDENPYKKIKLEKGKSIAIDDTLWSSFTVDIINYFTPSQLLKASEIMRELRIIKQDEEIEIMKKGLQIAEKAFLNTINQIKPGMSERKVAKILVDEFITNGAEGVSFEPIVTSGPNTSMPHLRSTSREIRTGDIIIFDFGVKYNGYSTDTTRVVSIGQPSEEVKKIFEIVREAQAKAEDAVKGGIQACEIDKIARQVISSYGYGEYFIHRTGHGIGIDVHEDPYIAPNYKRKIEKNMVFTVEPGIYLPGKFGIRIEDMIYVNNKGIVMNNLQKDEIFVI encoded by the coding sequence ATGGGAAAGATAGGCAAGCTTAGAGAATTTATGAAAGAGAAAAAAATTGATTACATTGTTCTTGGTCCAGGGAGTAACATGTTTTACTTGACTGGATTTACTGAAGAACAAATGGAAAGGCCTTTGTTTTTCATTGTAGATTATTGGGATGCATATTTCTTAGCCCCTAAGCTTTATGAGGAACAATTATCAAAATTTAACTTTCCCATAATTTCTTATAATGATGACGAGAATCCATATAAAAAAATAAAATTAGAAAAAGGAAAAAGTATTGCTATAGATGATACATTATGGTCCTCCTTTACTGTTGATATTATAAATTATTTTACCCCTTCACAACTGCTTAAAGCAAGTGAGATTATGAGAGAATTACGCATAATTAAGCAAGACGAGGAAATCGAAATTATGAAAAAAGGCTTACAAATAGCTGAAAAAGCGTTCCTTAACACGATTAATCAAATAAAGCCTGGAATGAGTGAGAGAAAAGTCGCTAAGATTCTAGTTGATGAGTTTATCACTAATGGTGCAGAAGGAGTATCTTTTGAACCTATAGTGACCTCTGGTCCAAATACATCCATGCCACACTTAAGGTCTACAAGTAGAGAAATTAGAACTGGCGACATTATAATTTTTGACTTTGGAGTAAAATATAACGGATATTCAACAGATACAACAAGAGTTGTGAGTATTGGCCAGCCTTCAGAGGAAGTTAAGAAAATCTTCGAAATTGTGAGGGAAGCTCAAGCTAAAGCAGAAGATGCAGTAAAGGGAGGGATTCAAGCATGTGAAATAGACAAGATAGCAAGACAAGTGATTTCATCATATGGGTATGGCGAGTATTTCATTCATAGAACTGGTCATGGTATTGGAATTGATGTGCATGAAGACCCTTATATAGCCCCAAACTATAAGAGAAAAATCGAAAAAAATATGGTCTTTACAGTCGAACCAGGGATTTATTTACCAGGCAAGTTTGGAATTAGAATAGAAGATATGATATACGTTAACAACAAGGGTATAGTAATGAATAATTTACAAAAAGATGAAATCTTTGTAATATAG